One part of the Nostoc sp. PCC 7120 = FACHB-418 genome encodes these proteins:
- a CDS encoding hybrid sensor histidine kinase/response regulator has protein sequence MSELWTYFFNSTPFIPHGHCYLWQTDLVWLHIISDGLIALAYYSIPATLFYFVRKRQDLPFYWIFLLFSGFIVACGTTHIMEVWTLWYPTYWVSGFLKAITAIISVFTALTLIPLVPKALLLPSSAQLERANKDLQNEIGERLKVEAELRKYQNHLEELVTIRTNEITNANEKLQQQINERQHIVEILRESEERYRYLAEAIPQLVWTADANGECDYFNQNWCDYTGLNLEESLGSGWLAALHLEDLERSYETWSKAVETGALYENEYRFKRAADGSYRWLLGRGLPLKDHQGRVVKWFGTCTDIHEQKQILEERARLLELEQTARAEAETANRIKDEFLAVLSHELRTPLNAILGWSKLLQERKLDPTRTFQALATIERNATLQVQLIEDLLDISRILQGKLVINITKVNLVTVILAALETMRLAAESKLIQVLTNFPPNIGQVMGDSARLQQVVWNLLSNAVKFTPNGGKIEVTLDKMEGYAQIVVSDTGKGIQPEFLPYVFDYFRQADSSSTRRFGGLGLGLAIVRKIVEIHGGTVTAQSLGEEQGASFTVRLPILPEEDGSVTYQQHRSASLVTNSLPLEGIKVLVVDDDADSRDFLAFILEQEGADVSLATSALEVLQLLPEIKPDVLVSDISMPDMDGYTLIRQMRTWTAEQGGAIPAIALTAFARQYDREQALQAGFQLHLPKPLNAEEFIAAVVELVKSQHSIVSFH, from the coding sequence ATGTCAGAATTGTGGACTTATTTTTTTAATTCAACACCATTCATTCCACATGGTCATTGCTATTTATGGCAAACGGATTTAGTGTGGCTACACATAATATCTGATGGACTCATTGCACTAGCTTACTATTCTATTCCGGCTACTCTTTTTTACTTTGTTCGGAAACGGCAGGATTTACCTTTTTATTGGATTTTTCTGTTGTTTAGTGGATTTATAGTGGCTTGTGGTACAACCCACATCATGGAAGTTTGGACACTTTGGTATCCTACTTATTGGGTTTCAGGTTTTTTAAAAGCTATTACAGCAATAATATCTGTATTTACAGCATTAACACTAATACCTTTAGTCCCCAAAGCTCTACTACTACCTAGTTCTGCTCAACTAGAAAGAGCAAACAAAGACCTGCAAAATGAGATAGGTGAAAGATTAAAGGTAGAAGCAGAACTGAGAAAATATCAAAATCATTTAGAAGAACTAGTTACTATACGCACCAATGAAATCACTAATGCCAATGAAAAATTACAACAACAAATTAATGAACGTCAGCACATCGTAGAAATTCTCAGAGAAAGTGAAGAACGTTACCGTTATTTAGCTGAAGCAATTCCCCAACTTGTATGGACAGCTGACGCGAATGGTGAATGCGATTATTTTAATCAAAATTGGTGTGATTATACTGGGTTAAACTTAGAGGAATCTTTGGGTTCTGGATGGTTGGCAGCGTTGCATTTAGAAGATTTAGAACGTAGTTATGAAACATGGTCAAAAGCTGTAGAAACTGGTGCATTGTACGAGAATGAATATCGCTTTAAACGTGCTGCTGATGGTTCCTATCGCTGGCTATTAGGGCGAGGCTTACCACTTAAAGACCACCAAGGACGGGTGGTCAAGTGGTTTGGAACTTGTACAGATATTCATGAGCAAAAACAAATTCTGGAAGAACGGGCGCGTCTGTTGGAATTGGAGCAAACTGCCAGAGCCGAAGCAGAAACAGCCAATAGAATTAAAGATGAATTTTTAGCTGTCCTCTCCCATGAGTTACGCACCCCCTTGAACGCGATTCTTGGCTGGTCTAAATTGTTGCAAGAGCGCAAACTCGACCCGACCAGGACATTCCAAGCCCTAGCAACTATTGAACGTAATGCCACATTACAAGTGCAACTCATTGAAGATTTGTTAGACATCTCCAGAATATTGCAAGGCAAACTAGTAATTAATATTACAAAAGTCAATCTAGTAACTGTTATATTAGCTGCTCTAGAAACCATGCGTCTAGCAGCAGAAAGTAAGTTAATTCAGGTATTAACTAACTTTCCACCCAATATAGGGCAAGTGATGGGTGATTCCGCTCGCTTGCAGCAAGTAGTATGGAATCTTCTTTCTAATGCTGTTAAATTCACTCCCAATGGCGGCAAGATAGAAGTTACCTTGGACAAGATGGAAGGCTATGCTCAAATCGTAGTCAGTGATACAGGTAAAGGAATCCAACCAGAATTTTTACCTTATGTGTTTGATTACTTCCGTCAAGCAGATAGTAGTTCTACCAGAAGATTTGGTGGTCTAGGGTTAGGGCTGGCAATTGTCCGTAAAATTGTGGAAATCCACGGTGGTACGGTGACAGCACAAAGTCTTGGTGAAGAACAGGGAGCTAGTTTTACTGTCCGATTACCAATCCTCCCAGAAGAAGATGGGAGTGTGACATACCAACAGCATCGTTCGGCATCATTAGTAACTAATTCGTTACCTCTTGAGGGTATCAAAGTTTTAGTCGTTGATGATGATGCTGATTCACGGGATTTTCTGGCTTTTATTTTAGAACAAGAGGGAGCCGATGTCAGTTTAGCTACTTCAGCGTTAGAAGTATTACAACTGTTGCCAGAAATTAAACCAGATGTTTTGGTGAGTGATATCAGTATGCCAGATATGGACGGCTATACATTAATCAGGCAAATGAGAACTTGGACAGCAGAACAGGGGGGAGCAATTCCGGCGATCGCCTTAACAGCCTTTGCGCGACAATATGATCGAGAACAAGCCCTCCAAGCCGGATTTCAGCTACACCTACCCAAACCCCTCAACGCTGAAGAATTTATCGCCGCCGTTGTTGAATTGGTCAAAAGTCAACACTCAATAGTCAGTTTTCATTAG
- a CDS encoding DHH family phosphoesterase, with the protein MQLNSSFKPSESFSLTKEPNSEEPEVDKEAEVTITRPSLPASTGEGVGIYIGQRNNSLAFQKSEELQKTLLSHRHERQLIILQDFPDPDALSCAWTYQLIAQQYDIKCEIIYAGTLSHQENIALVKLTGLPAQRWTPQTIKGKDLSCYQGFILIDNQGTTSQLLTSVQQAGIPLVAVIDHHSLQTELKADFVDVRPYVRATATIFTQYLQAGLLGLDSSISQHVKCATALMHGLRSDTNRLMQAQEEDFMAAAYLSRFYDVQLLNAILQANRSKRVMDVIERSLKNRIVQNNFSIAGVGYLRYDDRDAIPQAADFLVTEENVHTAVVYGIVHDEDDELEVVIGSLRTTKLTLDPDEFIKEAFGQDSTGRFFGGGRTGAGGFEIPMGFLSGGNENSAYARMKWEVFDAQIKQKLLRLVNPKDNPIQSE; encoded by the coding sequence ATGCAATTGAATTCTTCATTTAAGCCGTCTGAGAGTTTTTCGTTGACTAAAGAGCCAAATTCAGAAGAACCTGAAGTAGACAAAGAAGCAGAAGTGACAATAACTAGACCATCTTTGCCAGCATCGACAGGTGAAGGAGTAGGTATTTATATAGGGCAACGAAACAATTCTCTTGCCTTTCAAAAGTCAGAAGAATTGCAAAAGACTCTATTATCACACCGACATGAGCGTCAGTTGATAATACTGCAAGACTTCCCAGACCCCGATGCCCTTTCTTGCGCGTGGACTTACCAATTAATTGCCCAGCAATATGATATCAAGTGTGAAATTATTTATGCCGGGACTTTAAGCCACCAAGAAAATATTGCCCTAGTGAAACTTACGGGTTTACCAGCCCAGCGTTGGACACCACAAACTATCAAGGGCAAAGACTTATCCTGTTATCAAGGTTTTATTTTAATTGATAACCAAGGGACAACCAGTCAGTTACTCACATCTGTTCAGCAGGCAGGTATCCCTCTAGTTGCAGTGATTGATCACCACAGCTTACAGACAGAACTGAAAGCTGATTTTGTGGACGTTCGTCCTTACGTACGAGCTACGGCAACAATTTTTACCCAGTATCTCCAGGCTGGTCTGTTAGGTTTAGATAGCAGCATTAGTCAGCACGTTAAATGTGCGACTGCCTTGATGCACGGCTTGCGATCGGATACAAATCGACTCATGCAAGCCCAAGAAGAAGACTTTATGGCAGCTGCCTATCTCAGTCGATTTTATGATGTTCAACTGCTAAATGCCATCCTTCAGGCTAACCGTTCCAAACGGGTGATGGATGTGATCGAGCGATCGCTCAAAAATCGTATTGTCCAAAATAACTTTTCCATTGCTGGTGTGGGTTATTTGCGGTACGACGACCGCGATGCTATTCCCCAAGCTGCTGATTTTCTGGTAACAGAAGAAAACGTCCACACTGCCGTAGTTTACGGCATTGTTCACGATGAAGATGATGAGCTAGAAGTAGTCATTGGTTCGTTGAGAACGACTAAACTGACCCTAGACCCCGATGAATTTATCAAAGAAGCCTTTGGTCAGGATAGTACAGGTAGATTTTTCGGTGGTGGGAGGACAGGGGCTGGCGGCTTTGAAATTCCTATGGGTTTCTTGTCTGGGGGTAACGAAAACTCTGCCTACGCCAGAATGAAATGGGAAGTATTCGATGCTCAAATTAAGCAAAAGCTACTGAGATTAGTTAATCCTAAAGATAACCCAATTCAATCAGAATGA
- the murJ gene encoding murein biosynthesis integral membrane protein MurJ, translating to MTNQEQKPSRSFAGIAGIVAAATLISKVFGLVRQQAIAAAFGVGAAATAYSYAYIIPGFLLVLLGGVNGPLHSAVVSVLARRKREEAAPLVETVTTLVGGVLLLVTVAQIFLADEIVDIVGHGLAANTRAIAIQQIQIMAPMALFSGLIGIGFGTLNAANQYWLLSISPLLSSVAVVFGIGIMTLQLGKDIIKPEYAFLGGMVLAWGTLGGAILQWLVQLIVQWRLGLGTLRLRFDFKSPGVQEVIRVMTPATISSGMMPINVATDLYFASPIPGAAAGFNYANLLVQTPLGIISNIILLPLLPIFAKLAEPENWPDLKLRIRQGLLLTAVTMLPLGALLISLSVPIVQVVYERGAFKQEATQLVSSLLVAYGIGMFAYLGRDVLVRVFYALGDGQTPFRISIFNILLNAVLDWFLVKPFGAPGLVLATVGVNCSSMLMLLFLLDRRLNGLPWREWGLPILGLAGGSVIAGIASFATLAASQQLLGKAGLLIQILQLCISGFVGIAVFAAIASLMKIPEVNSFVVRMRQRFLKK from the coding sequence GTGACTAATCAAGAACAAAAACCTTCTCGTTCTTTCGCTGGGATTGCTGGCATTGTTGCCGCAGCCACTTTAATTAGTAAAGTATTTGGTTTAGTAAGGCAACAGGCGATCGCAGCTGCTTTTGGTGTAGGTGCGGCGGCAACTGCCTACAGCTATGCCTACATTATCCCTGGTTTTTTATTGGTATTACTGGGGGGCGTAAACGGGCCATTACATAGTGCAGTTGTCAGTGTTTTAGCTAGGCGCAAGCGAGAAGAAGCAGCCCCCCTGGTGGAAACAGTAACTACCCTAGTGGGGGGAGTGCTGTTGTTAGTAACGGTAGCCCAGATTTTCTTGGCAGATGAGATTGTGGATATTGTCGGTCATGGTTTGGCAGCTAACACTAGAGCGATCGCCATTCAACAAATCCAGATTATGGCCCCGATGGCTTTATTCTCAGGTTTAATTGGTATCGGTTTCGGTACTCTCAACGCTGCTAATCAATATTGGCTACTCTCCATTAGCCCCCTATTATCCAGTGTGGCAGTTGTATTTGGTATCGGTATAATGACTTTGCAATTAGGCAAAGACATTATCAAGCCAGAATACGCTTTTCTTGGCGGTATGGTGTTGGCTTGGGGAACCTTGGGCGGGGCAATTCTCCAATGGTTAGTACAGCTAATTGTGCAGTGGCGACTAGGGCTAGGAACGTTACGGCTGCGGTTTGATTTTAAATCCCCTGGAGTCCAGGAAGTCATTAGAGTCATGACTCCGGCAACAATTTCTTCAGGGATGATGCCCATTAATGTGGCTACTGACCTCTATTTTGCTAGCCCAATTCCCGGTGCGGCGGCTGGTTTTAACTACGCCAATCTTTTAGTACAAACACCATTAGGGATTATTTCTAATATTATATTGTTGCCTTTATTACCCATCTTCGCCAAACTAGCGGAACCTGAAAACTGGCCAGACCTCAAATTACGCATTCGTCAGGGATTATTACTGACTGCTGTGACAATGCTTCCTTTAGGAGCGTTGCTGATATCTTTATCTGTGCCAATTGTGCAGGTAGTTTATGAACGCGGCGCATTTAAACAAGAAGCTACACAGTTAGTTTCATCCCTACTGGTTGCTTACGGTATTGGGATGTTTGCTTATTTGGGGCGGGATGTTTTGGTGAGGGTATTTTACGCCTTGGGAGATGGACAGACACCTTTTCGCATCAGTATTTTTAACATCCTGCTCAACGCTGTATTAGATTGGTTTTTAGTTAAACCTTTCGGCGCTCCTGGTTTGGTGTTAGCTACAGTGGGTGTCAATTGCAGCTCCATGTTGATGCTGTTATTTTTACTTGATCGCCGTCTCAATGGTTTACCTTGGCGGGAGTGGGGCTTGCCAATCCTTGGTCTGGCTGGGGGTAGTGTCATCGCTGGGATTGCTAGTTTTGCCACCCTAGCTGCTTCTCAGCAACTGTTGGGGAAAGCAGGTCTATTAATTCAAATTTTGCAATTGTGTATATCTGGCTTTGTGGGGATTGCAGTGTTTGCTGCGATCGCCTCACTCATGAAAATACCAGAAGTTAACAGTTTTGTGGTGCGGATGCGTCAACGCTTCTTGAAAAAATAG
- a CDS encoding pentapeptide repeat-containing protein, translated as MNKILVKLFSLIIIVMLAWFWVIMNPQTAFAQINTINYNNANLENRDFANADLVGVNFVAAEMRGTNFQGANLTNAILTKGVLLKANLSEANLTGALVDRATLDNANLKNAIFTEATLTRSRFYDADITGADFTDALIDRYQVSLLCERANGVNRVTGIATRDSLGCK; from the coding sequence ATGAATAAGATTTTAGTCAAATTGTTTAGTTTAATTATTATTGTTATGCTGGCGTGGTTTTGGGTAATTATGAATCCCCAGACTGCATTTGCTCAAATAAATACAATTAACTACAACAATGCAAATCTGGAAAACCGTGACTTTGCCAATGCTGATTTAGTGGGGGTCAATTTTGTCGCGGCGGAAATGCGAGGGACGAACTTTCAAGGCGCAAATTTAACTAACGCTATTCTCACCAAAGGTGTTTTATTAAAAGCTAATTTATCAGAGGCCAATTTAACAGGTGCTTTAGTAGATAGAGCGACTTTAGACAATGCCAACTTAAAAAATGCCATTTTCACAGAAGCAACTTTAACCCGTAGTCGCTTCTATGATGCTGACATTACTGGTGCTGATTTTACAGATGCTCTAATCGATCGCTATCAAGTTTCTTTGCTGTGTGAAAGAGCAAACGGGGTAAATCGAGTTACGGGTATTGCCACCCGTGATAGTCTGGGCTGTAAATAA
- a CDS encoding LCP family protein — protein sequence MIKQVQWSDNQVAPQQIPDLNLEVGSSQIQLVENQGISQPVSAQEIEVETEQDSATVSRNVVDSVGAIPNELYERLGLTMPRWLLWILTVVLGVILSGLLVSTLALWTPLWSNLDRTDEELGVSGQNEQKMPLPGELWSKISQYQLSKPMNILIMGIEPVKGAVDGSPESFSGNSDTMMMVRLNPESKTTRVLSIPRDTMIAIPEKGLTKVSEANAQGGPVLAARVVSRTLNNARIDRYIRISTSGLRQLVDQLGGVEVFVPIAMEYQDPSRRSRVSLVSGWQTLNGEQAEVFARYREEKLGDLSRVQRQQALVAAILQRLNSPTVLPRLPQLTRLMRKYFDTNLKTEEMMALVNFAVNLERDNFQMTMLPGTFSKFSKDPNSYWLNMTGQQNLLNNYVGVDVPGLKQDSRPVSQLKIAIQNASNQPQLTEKVIAYLKQKGFKNIYTVPDWPDTQRQTQIIIQKGNRQAGFDLRKILGLGLLETKSTGDLESDLTIRIGKDWK from the coding sequence GTGATTAAACAGGTTCAATGGTCAGATAATCAGGTCGCGCCTCAACAAATACCGGATCTCAATTTAGAGGTGGGGTCTTCACAAATACAACTGGTAGAAAACCAGGGAATATCTCAACCAGTATCAGCACAAGAAATAGAGGTAGAAACTGAACAAGATTCAGCCACTGTTTCCCGTAACGTGGTTGATTCTGTTGGTGCAATACCCAATGAACTGTACGAGCGCTTAGGCTTGACCATGCCTCGTTGGCTATTGTGGATTTTGACAGTGGTTTTAGGAGTAATCCTATCTGGGCTGTTAGTATCCACCTTGGCACTGTGGACTCCTTTGTGGAGCAATTTGGATCGCACTGACGAAGAATTGGGCGTTTCTGGGCAGAATGAGCAGAAAATGCCATTGCCTGGGGAATTATGGAGCAAAATATCCCAATATCAGCTATCCAAGCCCATGAACATTCTCATCATGGGAATTGAGCCAGTCAAAGGCGCTGTTGATGGCTCACCAGAAAGTTTCTCTGGCAATAGCGACACCATGATGATGGTGAGACTCAACCCAGAAAGTAAAACTACACGGGTGCTGTCCATTCCCAGGGATACCATGATTGCGATCCCCGAAAAGGGACTCACCAAGGTATCAGAGGCTAATGCTCAAGGCGGGCCGGTGTTGGCAGCCAGAGTAGTCAGCCGGACTTTAAATAATGCCAGAATTGACCGCTATATCCGTATTTCTACTAGTGGTTTACGGCAATTAGTCGATCAGTTGGGTGGCGTTGAGGTTTTTGTACCCATCGCAATGGAATATCAAGACCCCAGCCGTCGCTCTAGGGTGAGTTTAGTTAGTGGCTGGCAAACTCTCAACGGTGAACAGGCAGAAGTATTTGCTCGTTACCGGGAGGAAAAATTAGGGGATTTATCTAGAGTTCAGAGACAACAAGCACTAGTAGCAGCAATCCTACAAAGGCTGAATAGTCCGACTGTATTACCCAGATTGCCCCAATTAACCCGCCTAATGCGGAAATATTTTGATACAAATTTGAAGACAGAAGAAATGATGGCTTTGGTGAATTTTGCCGTGAATTTAGAGCGGGATAATTTCCAAATGACCATGTTGCCTGGTACATTCAGCAAATTTAGTAAAGACCCAAATAGCTATTGGCTGAATATGACCGGACAGCAAAATCTATTAAACAATTATGTTGGGGTAGATGTGCCAGGTCTTAAACAAGATTCTCGGCCTGTTTCTCAGCTCAAAATTGCTATTCAAAATGCTTCCAATCAACCCCAGCTAACGGAAAAAGTTATTGCTTACTTGAAACAGAAAGGCTTTAAAAATATTTACACTGTACCGGATTGGCCTGATACTCAGCGCCAAACCCAAATTATTATCCAAAAAGGCAACCGCCAAGCTGGTTTTGACTTACGCAAAATCTTAGGACTCGGTTTGCTAGAAACTAAATCAACAGGGGATTTAGAATCTGACCTAACAATTCGCATTGGGAAAGATTGGAAATAG
- a CDS encoding mannose-1-phosphate guanylyltransferase — MSSPLFPVILAGGKGERFWPLSRQDRPKQFLSLDGSSRSLLQSTAERLVKFAGEWNDLWVITSSQLGQGVQQQLPELPSQNLLTEPQGRDTAAAVAWASLEIQKRYGDDAIIGFFPSDHWIADPEAFKRTLDAASQLATSTEAIVTLGIKPTFPSTGYGYIEQGEKIGTFNELPAYHVNRFTEKPIREKAESFLSTGRYSWNSGMFVFRAGVVLKELYTYAPEIIEPLVKHGVDVYPQLPKQSIDYALMEKTNLVYVLPADFGWDDLGDWNAIERLLKKPDNPNVELATHVGLDTQGAIVYATNPEDVIVTIGLEDVVIVRDRNVTLIVNKERTQEIKQILKTLQSDPRFTDLL; from the coding sequence ATGAGTAGCCCATTGTTCCCAGTAATCCTGGCTGGTGGTAAAGGCGAACGTTTTTGGCCTCTTAGCCGCCAAGATCGACCCAAACAATTTTTAAGTCTTGATGGTAGCTCCAGAAGTCTATTGCAATCAACCGCCGAGCGACTGGTTAAGTTCGCAGGCGAGTGGAATGACCTATGGGTAATCACCTCTAGTCAGTTAGGACAAGGGGTGCAACAACAACTACCCGAATTACCATCGCAAAATTTGTTGACTGAGCCGCAGGGTAGAGACACGGCTGCGGCCGTTGCTTGGGCCAGTTTGGAAATTCAAAAGCGTTATGGTGATGACGCGATTATAGGCTTTTTTCCCTCCGATCACTGGATAGCTGATCCGGAGGCGTTTAAACGCACTTTAGATGCTGCTAGCCAATTAGCGACAAGCACAGAGGCAATTGTCACTTTGGGGATCAAACCGACTTTCCCATCAACTGGTTACGGCTACATTGAACAAGGAGAAAAAATTGGTACCTTTAATGAGTTGCCAGCTTATCATGTCAATCGCTTTACTGAAAAGCCTATCCGGGAAAAAGCCGAAAGTTTTCTGTCTACGGGACGATATAGCTGGAATAGCGGTATGTTTGTTTTCCGAGCCGGAGTTGTTCTTAAGGAACTCTATACCTATGCGCCAGAAATCATTGAACCACTTGTAAAACATGGGGTTGATGTTTATCCCCAGTTACCTAAACAGAGTATAGACTACGCACTCATGGAAAAGACAAATCTAGTATATGTCTTACCAGCAGATTTTGGGTGGGATGATTTAGGAGATTGGAATGCGATCGAGCGTTTACTAAAAAAACCTGATAATCCTAATGTAGAACTAGCTACTCATGTGGGTCTAGATACTCAGGGGGCGATTGTTTATGCGACTAATCCAGAGGATGTAATTGTTACTATTGGTTTAGAGGATGTAGTGATTGTGCGCGATCGCAATGTTACTCTCATAGTCAATAAGGAACGTACCCAGGAAATCAAACAAATCCTCAAAACCTTACAAAGCGATCCCCGATTTACTGACCTACTCTAA
- a CDS encoding ABC1 kinase family protein, which translates to MFLTQTVPRQREIIEVVLRNGWDYMRRLLTGGKADEPQLPTPAVLKNILVDLGPVYVKLGQLMSTRPDLLSAAYIEELSTLQDEVPPVPWIDIEILIRKQLKRPLEETFSKVNPIPVAAGSIAQTHRATLIDGREVALKVQRPGIDLTIAQDIALIQGIADLVARTDFGQNYEIKSIAEEFTKALEAELDFTREAGHTDLLRRNLSRSRWFDPTQLVVAEIYWSLTTEKLMVMEWLDGVPILSASLNNNNGKDPVAERKAVTTLLFRAFFQQLYVDGFFHADPHPGNIFYLSDGRVALLDCGMVGRLDPRTQQILTEMLLAIVDLDAGRCAQLTLQLSDSAQPVILSRLESDYDRMLRKYYNVSLTEMNFSQIFYEILQIARNNKIRLPSNMGLYAKTIANLEGVAQTFNPEVNLFDEIQPLITDLFRRQLLGDNPVRSLLRTALDLKSLSLQSPRQIELLLDRVTSETLRWNLSLHGLDGVRRTMDDAANRLSFSILVGSLIMGAAVISNNAQTSELSFLSSVLFAVASLLGLWLIVSILRSGRLK; encoded by the coding sequence ATGTTCCTCACCCAAACTGTCCCCCGTCAACGAGAAATTATTGAAGTTGTCCTCCGCAATGGCTGGGATTATATGCGGCGGCTACTTACAGGTGGTAAGGCTGATGAACCCCAACTACCGACACCTGCGGTTTTAAAGAATATTTTGGTGGACTTAGGGCCGGTTTATGTGAAACTCGGTCAGCTGATGTCTACCCGTCCAGATTTACTCAGTGCGGCTTACATTGAGGAACTTTCTACACTTCAAGATGAAGTACCACCTGTTCCTTGGATAGATATTGAAATTCTCATCCGCAAACAATTAAAACGCCCTCTGGAAGAAACTTTCAGTAAAGTTAACCCTATACCTGTGGCGGCGGGATCAATTGCTCAGACTCACCGCGCTACATTGATAGATGGTCGGGAAGTGGCGCTGAAGGTGCAACGACCGGGGATCGATCTGACTATTGCCCAAGATATTGCTTTAATTCAAGGAATTGCTGATTTGGTGGCGCGTACCGATTTTGGGCAGAACTACGAAATTAAATCAATTGCAGAAGAATTTACCAAAGCTTTAGAAGCAGAGTTAGATTTTACACGGGAAGCAGGACATACAGACCTATTGCGCCGTAATTTATCTCGTAGTCGCTGGTTTGATCCCACACAGCTAGTAGTAGCTGAGATTTACTGGTCTTTAACTACAGAAAAATTAATGGTGATGGAATGGCTAGATGGTGTACCAATACTGTCAGCAAGCTTGAACAATAATAACGGTAAAGACCCGGTAGCCGAACGTAAAGCAGTGACGACTCTGTTATTTCGGGCTTTCTTTCAGCAGTTATATGTTGATGGCTTTTTCCATGCTGATCCCCATCCGGGGAATATCTTTTATCTCAGTGATGGTCGTGTTGCTCTGTTAGATTGTGGCATGGTGGGCAGACTTGATCCCCGTACTCAGCAGATATTAACAGAAATGTTGTTGGCGATCGTCGATTTAGATGCGGGGCGATGCGCTCAATTAACATTGCAATTGTCAGATTCCGCCCAACCAGTGATTTTGTCTCGCTTAGAAAGCGATTATGACCGGATGTTGCGGAAGTATTATAACGTTAGTTTGACTGAGATGAATTTTAGTCAAATTTTTTATGAAATTTTGCAAATTGCTAGAAATAACAAAATTCGTTTACCCAGCAATATGGGTTTGTATGCCAAGACTATAGCGAATTTGGAAGGGGTGGCACAGACCTTTAATCCAGAGGTAAATTTATTTGATGAAATTCAACCATTAATTACAGATTTGTTTCGGCGGCAGTTATTGGGGGATAATCCAGTGCGATCGCTCCTGAGAACAGCCTTAGATTTAAAAAGTCTCTCTCTACAATCTCCCCGACAAATCGAACTATTATTAGACCGGGTAACATCAGAAACTCTGCGGTGGAATCTTTCCCTACATGGTTTAGATGGTGTGCGCCGCACAATGGACGATGCTGCCAATCGCTTGTCATTCAGTATACTAGTGGGTTCACTGATTATGGGTGCAGCAGTTATATCTAATAATGCTCAGACAAGTGAGTTGTCATTTTTGAGTAGTGTCTTGTTTGCAGTGGCGAGTTTGTTGGGATTGTGGCTAATTGTGAGTATATTGCGATCGGGTCGTTTAAAATAA
- a CDS encoding ABC transporter ATP-binding protein, producing the protein MSIIIAENLSKSYPVAVKEPGIGGTVNHLFRRTYRSIQAVQDVSFEIAPGEVVGFLGPNGAGKTTTLKMLTGLIHPSHGVVKVAGHVPFLRQEAFLQKITLVMGQKQQLLWDLPALDSLRINAAVYDISDKEFQRRVGELTEMLSLEGKLTQPVRKLSLGERMKAELLAALLHRPHVLFLDEPTLGLDVNAQVAVRDFLREYNQRYQATVLLTSHYMADITALCERVLLIHQGKLMYDGSLDGLLESFAPYREVRVELAQALPLETLKSYGDVQLLEGRAVCFIVQQEVLTRTVSKILTDLEVIDLTVTEPPVEEVIGRVFQAGVV; encoded by the coding sequence ATGTCAATCATTATTGCCGAAAATCTCAGTAAATCCTATCCAGTAGCAGTGAAAGAGCCAGGAATTGGGGGTACAGTTAATCACCTTTTCCGTCGCACCTACCGTTCAATACAGGCTGTTCAGGATGTTTCTTTTGAAATTGCACCCGGTGAAGTAGTTGGGTTTTTGGGGCCTAATGGTGCTGGTAAAACTACTACACTGAAGATGTTGACAGGCTTGATACATCCTTCTCATGGTGTAGTGAAAGTAGCTGGCCATGTTCCTTTTCTGCGCCAAGAAGCATTTTTACAAAAAATCACCCTGGTAATGGGACAAAAGCAACAACTTCTGTGGGACTTACCAGCACTGGATTCTTTGAGAATTAACGCTGCTGTTTATGACATTTCAGACAAGGAATTTCAGCGTCGGGTAGGGGAATTAACAGAGATGCTGTCCTTGGAAGGTAAGCTGACTCAACCAGTGCGGAAACTTTCTTTGGGTGAACGCATGAAAGCCGAACTTTTGGCAGCGCTGTTACACCGTCCTCATGTATTGTTTTTAGATGAACCAACGCTAGGTTTAGATGTCAACGCTCAAGTTGCGGTACGTGATTTTTTACGCGAGTACAATCAACGTTATCAAGCTACAGTGTTGTTAACCAGTCATTACATGGCTGATATCACAGCTTTATGTGAACGGGTGCTGTTGATTCACCAAGGAAAGCTCATGTATGACGGTAGCTTAGATGGACTACTAGAAAGTTTTGCTCCTTACCGAGAAGTTCGTGTAGAGTTAGCCCAAGCTCTACCTTTAGAAACACTCAAATCTTATGGTGATGTGCAACTTTTAGAAGGGCGCGCGGTATGCTTTATAGTGCAGCAAGAGGTGCTGACGCGCACAGTATCAAAGATTTTAACAGATTTAGAAGTAATAGATTTAACGGTAACTGAGCCACCTGTTGAGGAAGTGATAGGGCGAGTTTTTCAGGCGGGAGTTGTTTAA